The nucleotide sequence GGAGATTCCCGTCTTTTCCTGATGGCTGCGCTGGTCATTGCCGACGAATTGATGGAGGCCCGGGACCGCATTCCGGCCGGGTCCGGGGAGCGTAACGGACAGGTTGCGAACCTTGCAGAACGGCTCGCGGCGGCTGCGGCTGAAATTGAGGATATTGCAGCGCGGCTTGAGAAGCCCTAAGTATAGAGACGGCGGGTACTGCCCGGCGCGTCAGAGCACGATCAATCCCTGGGGCGATAATCATCTCGATCCGGGGGCTGTCCCTGGCTGGAACCCTGGTTCCGGACATATGGCTCCCACCTGGCACTTTGGCGCCAGAGGATGACAAGACTCAACGGCCCATGGTGGTCCCGCCACTCACCATTTTTATTCAGTGTGATCCCCGCCGTGGCGGGGGCTCACAAGCTTCCCGAGAGATCCCGTGACAGCAGAGACAAAGGCGCGCCTGCGCAGTGACATGAAAGCGCGGCGTGTAGCCTTGAGTCGGAAAGACAACGCAGCCGATGAGGCGGCGCGACATATGCTGTTCGCGTTGGGGGCGGCGGAGGTTCTGTCCGGGGCCTGCGTTGCCGTTTATTGGCCGCTTGGCGATGAGCTCAGCACGTTTCCCCTGATTGATCTGTTGGAGATCGAAGGGTTCAGCCTTGCCCTGCCGGTGGTGACAGCTCGCGATGCGCCGCTTGAATTCCGGGCCTGGGTGCCTGGCGAATCCCTTGTGGAGGGCCATCATGGCGTCAGGGTGCCGCCCGATGGCGCTGCCGTGGTGCGGCCCGACGTGATCGTGACGCCTTTGCTTGCCTTTGACGATCTTTGTATGCGGCTTGGCTATGGCGGCGGATATTACGACCGCACGCTTGTGCAGTTGCGCGGCGATGGCGGGGCGCGGATCCGCGCCTATGGCTTTGCCTATGACGAGCAGCATGTGAGCCAGGTGCCGGTTACGGAGGAAGACGCTCATCTTGATGGCGTGGTCACCGACAAGGCGATGTATTGGCGCGGAAAGGACGTGGCGTGAAGGTTCTGTTTCTCGGGGATGTGGTCGGCCGGTCGGGACGGTCTGCGGTTCAGGACCATCTGCCGGATCTGCGGGCCCGGCTCGGGATCGATTTCGTGGTCGCAAACGGCGAAAACGCCGCCTCGGGCTTCGGGCTCACCACGAAAACCGCTGAGGAACTGTTCGCCGCCGGGGTTGATGTGATCACCAGCGGCAACCATGCCTGGGACCAGCGCGAGATCATTCCGGCCATGAATGTCGATGACCGTCTGTTGCGCCCGCTCAATTTTCCAGTCGGCACGCCGGGCCGGGGTGTCGGGGTCTATGAAGACCGGCAGGGACGGCGCATTGTCGTGATCAATGTCATGGGGCGGATTTTCATGGACCCGCTGGATGATCCCTTTGCCGCAGTCGAAGGGGTTCTGAGCAAGCTCGGGCTTGGGGCCTCGGTCAATTTCCTCATGGTGGATGTGCATGGTGAGGCGACCAGCGAAAAAATGGCCATGGGGCATTTTTGCGATGGCCGGGCCTCCCTTGTGGTCGGAACGCACAGCCATGTGCCGACGGCGGACGCCCAGATTCTGCCGGGTGGCACGGCTTATCAGACCGATGCCGGCATGTGCGGTGATTATAATTCCGTGATCGGCATGGATAAGGCTGAGCCTTTGCAACGCTTTACCCGCAAGATCCCAAGTGGGCGCTTTACGCCGGCCATGGGTGAGGGCACGCTCTGTGGAGTGTTTGTCGAGACCGATGATGCGACTGGGCTCGCCCGTCGGGTTCACCCGGTGCGACTTGGCGCGCGGCTCCATCCAACGTTTCCGGAATTTTGACGACACTGGAATTCTTTCTCGGCATAGGCTAGAGAAAACGCCAACATATCCTTAATCATTTCAGATCAATGGAGTGAGGTCATGGCTGGTCATTCCCAGTTTAAAAACATCATGTACCGCAAGGGGGCGCAGGATAAGAAGCGCTCCATGCTGTTCGCGAAGCTTGCTCGCGAAGTCACGGTGGCCGCGAAGTCCGGGTTGCCGGACCCGAACGCGAACGCGCGGCTGCGGGTGGCGGTCGACAACGCCCGCGCCCAGAATATGCCCAAGGACAATATCGACCGTGCCATTAAAAAGGCCATGGGCGGCGAAGGCGAGAACTATGAAAGCGTCCGTTATGAGGGCTTTGGTCCGGGCGGCGTGTCGTTGATCGTCGACAGCCTGACCGACAATCGCAACCGCACGGCGGGCGAAGTGCGCTCGGCCTTTTCGAAAAGCGGCGGCAATATGGGCGAAGTGGGCTCGGTGTCCTATCAGTTCGACCATGTGGGGGAAATCCTGTTCCCGCTCGCGGTCGCAAACTCGGATGCTATGTTCGAAGCGGCGCTTGAAGCCGGTGCCAATGACGTGGTGTCGGACGAAGAGTCCCATGTGATCTATTGCAGCATGGAAGACCTCAATCTGGTGCGCGAAGCCTTGGTCGGCAAATTCGGTCAGGCGACGTCGGTCAAGATCATCTGGAAGCCGCAGACCCTGATCACGGTCGATGAGGATCAGGCGAAGTCGCTGATGAAGCTGCTCGATGCCCTCGACGATAGCGACGACGTCCAGAACGTGTTCGGCAATTACGATGTGCCGGACGACATCTTGGCCAAGCTTGGGTAATTGCCTGTTACTCCCATACTGACTGTCATTCCCGCTTTCGCGGGGATGACACGAAAAATTGGGTTGTCGGGAAGCTGCATTAGGCAATATTCCGAACTTGAATAACAGTAGGGGACAGAAGCCAGCATGAGCAATCGCCGCCGTATCCTCGGCCTTGATCCCGGACTTCGGAAAACCGGCTGGGGGATTATCGATGTCGAGGGGACGCGGCTGACCCATGTGGCCAATGGCACCGTGCAATCGGAGCCGGACGCGGATTTGAGCGTGCGGCTCCGGCAGTTGTATGACGGCTTGGTGCAGGTGATCCAGGACTGGGAGCCGGTGGCGGCCGCGGTCGAGGAAACCTTCGTCAACAAGAACCCGGTTTCAACCCTGAAGCTCGGCCAGGCGCGCGGCGTGGTGATGCTGGTTCCGGCGCTCCATGGCTTGCCGGTGGCGGAATATGCCCCCAATCACATCAAGAAAGCAGTGGTCGGTGCAGGCCATGCGGCCAAGGATCAGATTCATGCCATGGTGCGGGTTTTGCTGCCGGGGGTGAAAATCACCGGGGCCGATGCCGCCGATGCCCTTGCGGTTGCCATCTGTCATGCGCATCATGGCGGTCGACTTGAGGATGTTGCGCGGCGGATCGGGGTTAAATTGTGATTGCGAAACTTAAAGGGATCGTCGACAGCACGGGAGAAGACTGGGTCATTCTCGATGTGAACGGGGTCGGCTATCTGGTCTTTTGCTCGGGCCGCACTCTGGCCCGGTTGCCGGGGGCGGGCGGGGCGGCGAGCCTCGTCATCGTCACACATGTGCGCGAGGATCATATCCATCTCTATGGGTTCCTGAATGCGGCGGAACGCGACTGGTTCGGGTTGTTGCAGACGGTGCAGGGGATCGGCGCCCGGGTGGCGCTTGGGATTCTGTCGGTTCTGGCTCCGGATGAGCTGGCGCAGGCCATTGCGGCGCAGGATAAGACGGCGGTGGCCCGAGCCAATGGCGTTGGTCGCAAGCTGGCCGAACGTGTGGTCAATGAATTGAAGGACAAGGTCGGCGCGCTTGCGGTCGCGAGCGGGCTTACGCTGCCGCAGGCGGCGACGGCGGACAGCGGCGGCAATCGTGAGGTTGCCGATGCGGTCTCGGCTCTGACCAATCTCGGGTATCGTCCGGCGGACGCCTTTGCCGCCGTGGCGCGGGCGGCCAAGGATATGGACGCGGGGGCTGGGTTGCAGGCGCTGATCAAGGCCGGGCTTAAGGAGCTTGCGCCATGAGCGAGGACAGACTGATCGCGGCCAAACGTCAGGATGAGGATGCCGATAATTCCATCCGCCCGGCGCGGCTTGATGATTTCATCGGCCAGAAACAGGCGCGGGAAAATCTGCGGGTGTTCATCAGTGCGGCGCGCCAGCGGGGCGAGGCGCTGGACCATGTGCTGTTTTACGGTCCGCCCGGATTGGGCAAGACCACCTTGGCGCAGATTCTGGCGCGGGAGCTTGGGGTCAATTTTCGCGCGACCTCGGGCCCGGTGATCGCGAAAGCCGGGGATCTTGCGGCGCTTCTGACCAATCTTGAGCAGAACGATATTCTGTTCATCGATGAAATCCATCGCCTCAATCCGGCGGTGGAGGAAATTCTCTATCCGGCCATGGAGGATTTTCAGCTGGATCTGATGATCGGGGAGGGGCCGTCGGCGCGTTCGGTGCGGATCGATCTGCCGCGCTTTACGCTGGTTGGGGCAACCACGCGGTCGGGCCTGATCACCAAGCCGTTGCGCGATCGCTTTGGTATTCCGACCCGGCTTGAGTTCTATACGCCGGATGAGCTTGAGGAAATCGTGCGCCGCGGTGCCCGCATCCTTGAGGTGGCCATGACTGATGATGGGGCGCGGGAAGTGGCCAACCGGGCCCGTGGCACGCCGCGCGTGGCTGGACGGTTGCTGCGCCGGGTGCGCGATTTTGCTCTTGTTGCGGGGGCGAAACAAATTGATGCGCGGGTGGCCGACGGGGCGCTGTTGCGGCTTGAGGTGGATGCGCGCGGGCTTGATGCCATGGATCACCGCTATCTGAAATGCATTGGCATTGATTACGGCGGCGGCCCGGTCGGGGTGGAGACCCTGTCGGCGGCGCTGTCGGAGCCGCGCGACGCCATCGAAGACATCATCGAGCCCTATCTGATGCAGCAGGGCTTTGTGCAGCGGACGCCGCGCGGCCGCATGCTGTCGCAGAAAGGCTATGGTCATATCGGCCTGACGCCGCCCGCAGCGGCCCGAGCCCCGCAACTGGATCTCCTGCCCGGAGATGAGGCGTGAGCGGACGTATCGAAGATAAGGTCCATCTGCTGCCGATCCGGGTCTATTATGAAGATACAGACGCTGGAGGTATTGTCTTTTATGCCAATTATCTCAAATACATGGAGCGCGGGCGGTCGGACTTTCTCCGGCTTCTCGGGGTCGATCAGCGGGCGTTGATTGCGGGAAGCGAAGATGGCCCTCTGTTCTTCGTGGTGCGCCGCGTCGAGTTGGACTATCTTCGCCCCGCAAAGTTTGACGATATGGTTGAGGTGCGTACGAAATTCCTGTCCGTGGCTGGCGCGTCCGCCGTCATGGCGCAGGAGGTCTGGCGCGGGGATGAGCTTTTGGTGCGCGGCAGCGTGACGATCGCGGCCATTGGCGACAGTGGCGCGCCAAGACGCTTTCCGCGCCCGCTCCGCCATATTTTCAACATGCTTCTATGATGGATTGCCCCGCAAGGGATTATATTTCCACCAGTTTGCAGACTTAAGAAAGTTGTGGCCTATGTCGGATGTGGTAAGCGCGACGGATCTCGGTGGAACAATGACCGATTTCTCGATCATGGCATTGTTTATGCAGGCGGATATCGTCGTCAAGGCGGTTATGATCGTGCTGCTTTTGGCCTCAGTCGGCTGTTGGGCCATCATTGTCGAAAAGCTTCGCAACCTCAGAACGGTGACGCGCAAAGCCGATATGTTCGAGGACGAGTTCTGGTCCGGGCGCTCGCTTGAGAGCCTTTATGAGCGGGTGCGCAACAATCCCGATCACCCGCTCGCCATGCTGTTCGTGGCGGCGATGCGGGAATGGCAGCGCTCGGTCGGACAGACGTCGGGTCTGGCCAAGACCATGGGCTTGCAGGACCGTATTTCAAAGGTCATGCGGGTGACCGTGACGCGGGAAATGGAACGGCTTGAAGGCTATATGAATTTTCTGGCGACCGTAGGTTCGACTGCGCCGTTTGTCGGCCTGTTCGGGACGGTCTGGGGCATCATGAACAGCTTCAAGTCCATCGCCATGAGCCATGACACCTCGCTTGCGGTGGTGGCGCCGGGTATTGCCGAGGCGCTGTTCGCCACCGCTCTTGGCCTTGTTGCGGCCATTCCGGCGGTTGTGGCTTATAATAAGATTTCGGGCGATATCGGCCGTTATGCCAATCGTCTCGATGGCTTTGCCGACGAGTTCGGCACGTTGTTGTCGCGTCAGCTTGATGAAGGGGCGCACTAATGGGTTCCCAGTTCCAGGGGCCGCGATCCGGCGGGGGCGGCTATTACCGCCGCCGCGCGCGTCCGATGAGCGACATCAACGTGACGCCGATGGTGGACGTCATGCTGGTGCTGCTTATCGTGTTCATGGTGGCGGCGCCGCTGTTGACCGTCGGGATCGACGTCAATCTGCCGAAGACCAGTGCCCGTCCCATGCAGGAGGATAGCAAGCCGCTGGCGGTCTCCATCGACGCCAAGGGCAACGTCTATATCCAGGACGAGCAGGTGGCGCTTGATGAGCTGGCCCCGCGCCTGTCGGCCATTGCTGATTCAAAGCGCGACAGCCGCATCTATGTACGTGGCGACGAAAAGACGAGTTATGGCCGCGTGGCCGAGGTGATGGGGGCGCTGAATGGCGCCGGATTCACCAAGGTCGCCCTGGTCACCTCGCCGCCGCCGCCGCAGAAGAAAAAGTAACCGTTCGTCCAGAAAGCGCCAGCGTTGCGTAAAGCGATAATCATATCGGCCGTTGGGCATCTGATCGTCATCCTGGTGGCGATGTTCGGCATTCCGCATTTCATGACCCGCGAGTTCGTCGAGCCCGCGATCGTTCCCGTCGATCTCGTGCAGGAGATCAGCGAGGATGCGAGCGCGCCGCCGCCGAAGGCCGAGCTTGACCCAAAGCAGCAGCTTGAAACCGAGCCCAGTCCGGAACTGAAGCCGGAGACGCCGGAAGAGGCGAAGCCGCAACCGAAGCCCGAGCCGCAGACTGCCGCCGAAGAGCCGCAGACGCCCGAGGACGTGGTGCCGGAAATGAAGCCCGAGCCCGAGAAAAAAGAAGAAAAGCCCAAGCCCAAGACGCCTGAAGTGACGCCGCAGCGGCGCCCCGATCAGCCGCAGAAGAAATTCGACCCGACCAAGCTTTCGGCGCTTCTCGATAAGCGGATCAAGGAAGATACGCCGGACGAAAAGACCGAAAAGAAACTGGACGTGAGCCAGATTCTGAAGCGCACCTCGCCGGTGCAAAGCGACAGCCCGTCGCGCACGCCCATGGATAAGGCGCGCATCGCGGCCAATCTTCAGGGGCTGATCCGGGCTCAGGTGGAACCCTGCTGGACAGTACCTGCCGGCGCGCGCCTGGCCGAGAACCTGCAGGTGCGTATCCGCATCTGGTTGCAGCCCAATGGGGCGCTGGCCAGGGCTCCGGAAATCGTCGATAGTGGACGCATGAATATGGCTGGCCAGGAAGGTTTCCGCGCCGCCGCCGACAGCGCCCGCCGGGCCGTGCAGCGCTGTGCGCCTTTGAAACTACCGCCGGATACCTATGATATCTGGCGCGATACCGAGCTGATTTTCGACCCCAAAGATATGCTTGGAGGGTAATACTGACATGGTTGCTGATCGCGGCGCAGACATCGCCCGTTTTAAAGTCTCATCTGTGGTTTCAGGGCTCTGCCTTGTCCTTGCCGCGTTTTTCCTGATCGCGGTTCCGGCTCCGGCCTGGGCGGTGCTCAAGGTGGATATCACCAAGGGCAATGTCGACCCGCTGCCGATCGCCATCACGGCGTTCACGGGCGTGGCGGCTGAAAAGACGCTGGAAGGTGGCACGGATGAGATCGGGCGCAATATTGCCGGGGTGATCACCAACAACCTCGCGCGGTCGGGCCTGTTTCGCACCATCGATCCGAAAGCCTTCATCAACGCCGGTGAAACGCCGGGCGGACGGCCCAATTTCGGCAACTGGCGCGGGATCGGGGCGCAGGCCCTGGTGACCGGTCAGGTGCAGTTGCAGACGGACGGCCGCTTGCGGGTCGAATTTCGCCTGTGGGACGTTTATGGCGAAAGCCAGATGACCGGTTTGCAGTATTTCTCGGCCCCGCGCACCTGGCGACAGGTGGCCCATATGGTGTCGGACGCGATCTATAAGCGTCTGACCGGGGAAGACGGCTATTTCAACACCCGCATCGTTTATATTTCCGAAAGCGGCCCCATGAACAAGCGCGAGAAGCGTTTGGCTATCATGGATCAGGACGGCTACAACCACCGCTTTCTGACCTCGGGCAAGGATCTGGTGCTGACGCCGCGATTCTCGCCGACGGCGCAGGAAATCACCTATATGGCCTATTACAATAATCGGCCGCGGGTTTACCTTTACAATATCGACACCGGGACCCAGGAACTTCTGGGCGACTATCCGGGCATGACCTTTGCCCCGCGCTTCGCACCGGACGGCAACAAGGTTATCTTCTCGATGGCGGCGAGCGGCAATACGGATATCTATGAAATGGATCTCCGCACCCGCAAATCGCGGCGTCTGACGGCCGATCCGAACATCGACACCTCGCCGAGCTATTCGCCGGACGGTCAGGAAATCGTATTCAACTCGGACCGTGGCGGCACCCAGCAGCTTTATGTGATGGATGCGAACGGCGGCAACGTGCGGCGGATCAGCTTTGGTGATGGCCGCTATGCGACGCCGGTGTGGTCGCCGCGCGGGGATTTGATCGCATTCACAAAACAGTCCAAAGGACGTTTTTACATTGGCGTCATGAGGCCTGACGGCAAAGGCGAGCGGCTGTTGACCGAAAGCTTCATGGAAGAAGGGCCGACATGGGCGCCGAACGGACGTGTGATCATATTCTACCGTAAAGATCCCTATGATCGGAACGGCAAGGGCGGGGCGACAAGTCTTTGGTCTGTAGACTTGACAGGGTATAATCTTCGCAAGATTATCACGCCGCTCGACGCCTCGGACCCGGCATGGTCGCCCTTGCTAAGGTGACAGGTCGCGCTTATAGTGTTACAGCGTTGAGAGAAATTTAGAATCAGCGATATGTCTTTAAAAGGGGATGTACGTTGAGGACTTTCCTGAACTCGTAAAATGAGAATTGATGTCTGGCTGGGGGCTTGCCCAAAAACCATTCAGTAATCAGGCTCGGACAAAAACACTTTGGAAGGAACTCCCGAAATGCTTCAGAGAAGCTTTGGTCTTAAAGTCCTCCTCGTGGGGGCAACGACTCTTCTGCTGGCCGCTTGCGCCAACACCCAGAAGAAACAGCCGACCACGCAGGAAACTGCTCCGGCTCCTATTGCGCAGCCGCAGCCTGCTCCCGCTCCGGTTGGTCCGGTTCCTGGCAGCCAGGAAGATCTGAACCAGACCGCTGGCGATCGTATTTTCTTCTCGTTCGACAAGTATGACCTTGACGATGCAGCACAGGCCACGCTGCGCAAGCAGGGTGAATGGCTGAAGAAATATCCTTCGGTCAGCGTGATCGTCGAAGGTCACTGTGACGAACGCGGCACCCGCGAGTACAACCTTGCCCTCGGCGAGCGTCGTGCGAATGCCGCTAAGAACTACCTCGTGGCACTTGGCCTTGACGCCAGCCGCCTCGAAACCGTCAGCTACGGCAAAGAGCGCCCGGCTGTCGTCGGCAACGACGAGAGCGCCTGGTCGCAAAACCGTCGCGACGTGATGGTTGTGAAATAAGCTTCACAGCTTTCGCTTGAGCTACCGGAACCCGCGTCCTGCAAAGGACGCGGGTTCTTGGTTTTAAAGGGCATCAATTGGCCCCTTGCATTTACTGAAACGGGCACGCTATAGCCATAATCTCGGGCTAGTGTCGTCAGCCGCTGTTCGGTGGATCAAGATCGGGGCCTCACTGCGGGCCAGAGTTCAGGGAGAGAGTCCATGGGGTTGTCCATATCTGTTGTGCGCGGCGCATTCCTCGCGGTCGTGGTGGCCGGGATGGTTGTCTGCATGGCCTGTCCGGCCTCGGCGCAGGATGTTGGCAAGCGGGTCGACAAGCTTGAAAAAGAACTGACGGCGGTTCAGCGCAAGGTGTTTGGCCGCGGTTATGTTCCGCCGGTGGACGAGGGCGAACCCGAAGCTCCGGTGGCGAACCCGCTGGCCGATATGGATGTGCGGGTCAATTCGATTGAAAGCCGCCTGCAGCAACTGACCGGGCAGGTGGAGGAATTGCGCCACAAGAACGATGAACTGGCGCATCGTCTTGAAAGCTTCATGTCGGATACGGAATTCCGTTTCAACAGCCTTGAGGGCAAGGGTGGCACGGGGGGCGGCACGGCCTCGGCCGGTGGCGGCATGACGGAAACTGAAGGTGGCGGTTATGGCGAGCCCGCAGCCTCTGGCGGGGCAGCGACGGCCAGCACCGGCGGGGCGCTGCCGAGCGGGACGCCGATTGAAAAATACAATTACGCCTATGCGCTGCTCAGCAAGGGCAAATATCCGGAAGCCCAAAGCGCGTTCCAGAGCTTCCTCGCCCAGAACCCGAAGGATGAGCTGGCGGGCAGTGCCAATTATTGGCTGGGTCAGACCTATTTCGTGCGCGGTCAATATGATCAGGCCGCCAAGGTCTTTCTTGAAGGCTATCAGGCCTATCCGAAAAGCGCCAAGGCGCCGGATTACCTGCTGAAGATCGGGATCTCGCTGACCAAGATCAAACAGACCCAGGATGCCTGCGCCGTGTTCGCCGAACTGAAAACCCGCTTCCCCAATTCGCCTGCTGCGAAAGATCGCATGCCGGCGGAAAAAAAGGTGGCGGGCTGTAAGTAAGCCGGACTGGTGTTCGAGCGGAACCGTGGAGTGTGGGTGTTCGCGAAAAAATAGCTTGCCGTAAGTAGTAGGCGGTCCCGGCCGTCATCGCGAGCCGCGTTAGCGGCGTGGCGATCCAGATCTTGGGCCGCGCTCCCGGGTGGTGGCGAGACTGGATTGCTTCGGCAGATGCCTCGCAATGACGGATGGGGCGTGGTTTACCCGGCTGCTTATTCGCCTGCTGCTGAAGATGGCATGCGGGTGGCGTTCCTGCGGTGGAACCGTGAAGTGCCGGTGTTTGGACTTGGCAATGAGGCGGTTGTCATCGCGAGCCGCGTTCGCGGCGTGGCGATCCAGATCTTGGGCCGCTCCGGCTGGACGGATGGGGCGTGGTTATGCCGGTTTACTTCGTGGGGCGGCTGTGGAACAAAAGTCTGATGAAACGGACAAGCGGAGTTCTACGGCATGAAGATGAGAAATCTGGGGCGCACCGGGCTTAGGGTCAGCGAGATCTGTCTGGGCAGCATGACCTGGGGGCGGCAGAATTCTGAGGCTGAGGGGCATGCACAGCTGGATTATGCCGTGGCGCAGGGGGTTAATTTCATTGATACGGCGGAAATGTATCCGGTGCCGCGGGACCCTGACTATTACGGCCGCACCGAGGAGGTTATTGGCAGCTGGCTGCAGGGGCGGGGTGATCGGGATAAGCTGATTATTGCCACCAAAGTGTCGGGGCCGCGTATGACGCCGACCATTCGCCCCGGCCAGGTGCGGCTTGATCGGGCCAACATCATGGCGGCGGTGGACGCGAGCCTTAAGCGGCTCAGGACCGATTATATCGATCTCTATCAGACCCATTGGCCGGAGCGGCCGTCGAATTTTTTTGGCACGCTTGGGGTGACCGAGCTGCGCGATCGTCCGGATATGGTGCCGATCGAGGAGACGCTTGAGGCGCTCGATGCGCTGGTCAAGGCGGGCAAGGTGCGCCATCTCGGGGTGTCGAACGAAACGTCCTGGGGACTGATGCGGCATCTCCATCATGGCGAGCGGGCTGGGCTCGCGCGGATCGAGACCATCCAGAATCCCTATAGTCTGCTCAATCGCAGTTTCGAGATCGGCTTGTCGGAAATCGCGCTGCGGGAGGAGGTCGGCTTGCTGGCTTATTCTCCCCTGGGCATGGGCGCTTTGAGTGGCAAATATCTGAATGGCGCGAAACCCGAGGGGGCGCGGTTCACGTTGTTTGCGGATTTCAATCGCTATCAGACCCCGAGCGGGATCCAGGCGATCGAGAAATATGTGGCGCTCGCCCGGAAATACGGGCTGGTGCCGGAACAGATGGCTATCGCCTTCACGCTCACGCGGCCGTTCATCGCGGCGACCATCATCGGGGCCACCAGTCTCGATCAGCTGAAGATCGACCTGAAGGCAGCGGAGGTCGAGCTTGGCGATGAGATCATGGCCGAGATCGAGGCCATCCATCGGGAGCATGTGATCCCTTGTCCCTGAGCGACGACGATTTCGCCCGGCTGATGGCGCCCCTTGGTCCGTTCGAGACCGCGCCACGGTTGGCGGTGGCGCTGTCTGGCGGGGCGGATTCTATGGCGTTGGTGCTGCTGGCGGATGCCTGGGCGCGGGCGCGTGGGGGAATGGTGCTGGCGCTGACGGTCGATCATGGGTTGCGGGCGGATTCTGCGGCGGAGGCGGCCGGGGTTGCGGCGCGCATGGCGGCGTTGGGCATTGCCCATGAGACGTTGGTCTGGAGCGGTGAAAAGCCCCGGCGCGGCGTGCAGATGCGGGCGCGGGAGGCACGCTATGAGCTGATGCTCGGGGCCTGCCGGGCGCGCGGGATTCTGCATCTGCTGGTGGGCCATCATGCCGGGGATCAGGCCGAGACGGTGGCGATCCGGGCTGAACGGGGCAGTGGGACTGCGGGGCTTCAGGGCATGACGGCGATATCGCCGCCGCCGCTGCCGGGGCCACGCTGGCCACGCCTTCTCAGGCCGTTGCTGACGGTGCCGAAGGTGGCGCTTGAGGCTTATCTCCGGGCGCGGGGGGAGGACTGGATCGAGGATCCGTCCAACCATAATCCGGCCTATGCCCGCGTGCGGGTGCGTCAGGGTATGGATGAGGTCGAAGCGGCGCGGTGGCGGGTGGCGGCGGACGCGGCGCGCGAGGCGGCGACGCTTGAGGCGCGCGATCTTGGGCCGCTTCTGGTGCGCGATGTGGTGCTGCATCCGGCGGGGTTCGCGCAATTGGCGGCACCGCCGTTTCTGGATCCTGAATTGCGTCGGGCGGCCTGGCAGGCGGTTTTGATGACGGTGGGCGGGTTGACCTATCCGCCGCGTGGGGAGGATCTTGACCGGCTGATGGCGCGGGTGACGCGGCTGGATTTTCGCGGGGCGACGCTGGGCGGTTGCCGGATCGAGACGGGTGTGGGCCGGTGGCGGGTCCTGCGCGAGGAGGCTCTGGCCGATGAGCAGACGGCGTTTCAGGACGGCATGATGTGGGACGGGCGGTTTCGTCTGAGCGGTGACGCTGAGGGGCTGGTGGTTCGACGTTTTGCGGGCGGTGACATTCCGGGGCTTCCGGCGGCGGTGCGGCGATCCCTGCCGGGGTTGTGGGATGGCGACAGATGCCTGGGGCTGCCGGTGATGGACGGGGTGGCCATTCCGGAAAATTTGCTGCGACGCGGCATTTTTGCCTGTTTTCAACCAGCTCGCGCCTTATTTTATTGAATTCAGAGCGTCTTTCTTGACGATCGGCCGCTTTTCTGCGGCTCGCTGCTTGTTTGCGGTTTGGAAAGCACCTATTTATTAGGTTGGTTTTTGCCTGGCCGCTTGGGGTCTGGCGGAGAAGGAAGCTCGACACCGTGGGAAATCTCGGACGGAACCTC is from Govania unica and encodes:
- a CDS encoding cell division protein ZapA, translated to MGQVTVTIFNQRYQLACKDGEEARLEKLALYIDQKVEGLQQSLGNVGDSRLFLMAALVIADELMEARDRIPAGSGERNGQVANLAERLAAAAAEIEDIAARLEKP
- a CDS encoding 5-formyltetrahydrofolate cyclo-ligase → MTAETKARLRSDMKARRVALSRKDNAADEAARHMLFALGAAEVLSGACVAVYWPLGDELSTFPLIDLLEIEGFSLALPVVTARDAPLEFRAWVPGESLVEGHHGVRVPPDGAAVVRPDVIVTPLLAFDDLCMRLGYGGGYYDRTLVQLRGDGGARIRAYGFAYDEQHVSQVPVTEEDAHLDGVVTDKAMYWRGKDVA
- a CDS encoding TIGR00282 family metallophosphoesterase codes for the protein MKVLFLGDVVGRSGRSAVQDHLPDLRARLGIDFVVANGENAASGFGLTTKTAEELFAAGVDVITSGNHAWDQREIIPAMNVDDRLLRPLNFPVGTPGRGVGVYEDRQGRRIVVINVMGRIFMDPLDDPFAAVEGVLSKLGLGASVNFLMVDVHGEATSEKMAMGHFCDGRASLVVGTHSHVPTADAQILPGGTAYQTDAGMCGDYNSVIGMDKAEPLQRFTRKIPSGRFTPAMGEGTLCGVFVETDDATGLARRVHPVRLGARLHPTFPEF
- a CDS encoding YebC/PmpR family DNA-binding transcriptional regulator; translated protein: MAGHSQFKNIMYRKGAQDKKRSMLFAKLAREVTVAAKSGLPDPNANARLRVAVDNARAQNMPKDNIDRAIKKAMGGEGENYESVRYEGFGPGGVSLIVDSLTDNRNRTAGEVRSAFSKSGGNMGEVGSVSYQFDHVGEILFPLAVANSDAMFEAALEAGANDVVSDEESHVIYCSMEDLNLVREALVGKFGQATSVKIIWKPQTLITVDEDQAKSLMKLLDALDDSDDVQNVFGNYDVPDDILAKLG
- the ruvC gene encoding crossover junction endodeoxyribonuclease RuvC; translated protein: MSNRRRILGLDPGLRKTGWGIIDVEGTRLTHVANGTVQSEPDADLSVRLRQLYDGLVQVIQDWEPVAAAVEETFVNKNPVSTLKLGQARGVVMLVPALHGLPVAEYAPNHIKKAVVGAGHAAKDQIHAMVRVLLPGVKITGADAADALAVAICHAHHGGRLEDVARRIGVKL
- the ruvA gene encoding Holliday junction branch migration protein RuvA, with product MIAKLKGIVDSTGEDWVILDVNGVGYLVFCSGRTLARLPGAGGAASLVIVTHVREDHIHLYGFLNAAERDWFGLLQTVQGIGARVALGILSVLAPDELAQAIAAQDKTAVARANGVGRKLAERVVNELKDKVGALAVASGLTLPQAATADSGGNREVADAVSALTNLGYRPADAFAAVARAAKDMDAGAGLQALIKAGLKELAP
- the ruvB gene encoding Holliday junction branch migration DNA helicase RuvB, which produces MSEDRLIAAKRQDEDADNSIRPARLDDFIGQKQARENLRVFISAARQRGEALDHVLFYGPPGLGKTTLAQILARELGVNFRATSGPVIAKAGDLAALLTNLEQNDILFIDEIHRLNPAVEEILYPAMEDFQLDLMIGEGPSARSVRIDLPRFTLVGATTRSGLITKPLRDRFGIPTRLEFYTPDELEEIVRRGARILEVAMTDDGAREVANRARGTPRVAGRLLRRVRDFALVAGAKQIDARVADGALLRLEVDARGLDAMDHRYLKCIGIDYGGGPVGVETLSAALSEPRDAIEDIIEPYLMQQGFVQRTPRGRMLSQKGYGHIGLTPPAAARAPQLDLLPGDEA
- the ybgC gene encoding tol-pal system-associated acyl-CoA thioesterase → MSGRIEDKVHLLPIRVYYEDTDAGGIVFYANYLKYMERGRSDFLRLLGVDQRALIAGSEDGPLFFVVRRVELDYLRPAKFDDMVEVRTKFLSVAGASAVMAQEVWRGDELLVRGSVTIAAIGDSGAPRRFPRPLRHIFNMLL
- the tolQ gene encoding protein TolQ yields the protein MSDVVSATDLGGTMTDFSIMALFMQADIVVKAVMIVLLLASVGCWAIIVEKLRNLRTVTRKADMFEDEFWSGRSLESLYERVRNNPDHPLAMLFVAAMREWQRSVGQTSGLAKTMGLQDRISKVMRVTVTREMERLEGYMNFLATVGSTAPFVGLFGTVWGIMNSFKSIAMSHDTSLAVVAPGIAEALFATALGLVAAIPAVVAYNKISGDIGRYANRLDGFADEFGTLLSRQLDEGAH